One genomic region from Onychostoma macrolepis isolate SWU-2019 chromosome 23, ASM1243209v1, whole genome shotgun sequence encodes:
- the aldh8a1 gene encoding 2-aminomuconic semialdehyde dehydrogenase: MSKDKYLVLENYIGGKFVPCFKLIDSFNPSTGEVYCKIPDSGPEEVDAAVRAAKEAFPDWSAKSPAERSKVLNKLADLIEARLEEFVQAESKDQGKTTTFARNVDVPRSAYNFRFFASSVLHHTNDCSQMDHMGCLNYTVRSPVGVAGLISPWNLPLYLLTWKIAPAVAAGNTVVAKPSEMTSVTAWMMCRLLEEAGFPPGVINIVFGTGPRAGDALVSHPDVPLISFTGSTATARLITERSAPYCKRLSLELGGKNPAIIFADADMEQCISTTVQSSFSNQGEICLCTSRIFVERSVYPEFLGRFVEAARRWKTGVPSDPSNDNGALISKEHLQKVKGYVALALEEGAQVHCGEGVDKLILPQQNAGGYFMLPTVISGVKDSSALMQEEIFGPVTCVTPFDEEEEVISRANGVRYGLSATVWSRDVGRVHRVARKLQAGLVWTNCWLVRDLNLPFGGMKNSGIGREGGKDSYHFFTEVKSITIKH, encoded by the exons ATGTCAAAAGACAAATACCTAGTACTGGAAAACTATATTGGTGGGAAGTTTGTGCCATGTTTCAAGCTAATAGACTCTTTCAACCCATCGACTGGAGAGGTTTATTGCAAAATTCCAGACAGTGGACCTGAGGAG GTGGATGCTGCAGTGAGGGCAGCCAAAGAGGCCTTTCCTGATTGGTCAGCCAAGAGTCCAGCAGAGAGATCCAAAGTACTGAATAAACTAGCAGACCTGATAGAGGCTCGACTGGAGGAGTTTGTCCAGGCGGAGTCTAAAGACCAGG GAAAGACTACAACTTTTGCCCGAAATGTGGACGTTCCACGATCAGCATACAACTTCCGTTTTTTTGCTTCATCTGTCCTGCATCACACTAATGACTGCAGTCAGATGGATCACATGGGCTGTCTCAACTACACAGTACGCAGTCCTGTAGGAGTGG CTGGTCTTATAAGCCCATGGAACCTGCCATTGTACCTCCTGACCTGGAAGATCGCCCCGGCTGTTGCTGCAGGCAATACTGTGGTGGCAAAACCCAGTGAAATGACCTCCGTTACTGCCTGGATGATGTGTCGGCTGTTGGAGGAAGCTG GCTTTCCACCCGGAGTGATCAACATTGTCTTTGGTACGGGCCCACGAGCAGGGGATGCACTGGTGTCCCACCCTGACGTGCCGTTGATCTCATTTACGGGGAGCACAGCTACAGCAAGACTGATAACAGAGCGCAGTGCACCGTACTGTAAGAGGCTTTCACTGGAGCTTGGCGGGAAAAACCCAGCTATTATATTTGCTGATGCTGACATGGAGCAGTGCATCAGCACTACTGTACAATCCAGCTTCTCCAATCAG gGAGAGATCTGTCTGTGTACCAGCAGAATCTTCGTTGAGCGCAGCGTTTACCCAGAATTCCTTGGTCGTTTCGTGGAGGCGGCTCGTCGGTGGAAAACAGGAGTGCCCTCTGACCCCTCCAACGACAATGGAGCGCTCATCAGCAAAGAGCATCTACAGAAG GTTAAAGGTTATGTTGCTTTGGCGCTGGAAGAAGGTGCCCAGGTGCATTGTGGGGAGGGTGTGGACAAACTTATCCTTCCACAACAAAATGCAGGCGGCTATTTCATGTTGCCCACTGTCATCTCTGGAGTGAAAGACTCTTCCGCATTGATGCAGGAAGAGATTTTTGGTCCCGTAACCTGTGTGACACCTTTCGATGAGGAGGAGGAAGTGATATCACGGGCCAACGGCGTCCGTTATGGCTTATCCGCCACGGTGTGGTCCCGAGATGTGGGGCGCGTGCACAGGGTTGCTAGGAAACTACAGGCTGGGTTGGTGTGGACCAACTGCTGGCTGGTCAGAGATTTAAACCTCCCGTTCGGTGGCATGAAAAACTCGGGCATTGGTCGAGAGGGAGGAAAAGACTCGTACCACTTCTTCACTGAGGTTAAGTCCATCACCATCAAACACTGA